The following coding sequences lie in one Silene latifolia isolate original U9 population chromosome 5, ASM4854445v1, whole genome shotgun sequence genomic window:
- the LOC141655853 gene encoding transcription factor bHLH36-like, with product MFPFQRSCELSFKVDNEDNPSEQDIEDEILLGNNALFGVSNTINSDRGRGRGRGRSRGRRSVSLGSSSNTNNINDDEEEKKRVFHREIERQRRMEMSSLFDSLRSVIPPNDSKGRKSITDQLEEATNYIKDLEKNVKELGDKRDQLKQSIQSSSSGRYELGGSSGSSPPYTVAIRQFVGGLEIEISVKYDENEFLLSTAIQVALEEGLDVVSSTSAKFHERFIHSIQCEIIDVTCIDLNRLEQRLNDLFRRPGDDQ from the exons ATGTTCCCTTTCCAACGAAGTTGTGAGCTGTCCTTCAAAGTAGATAATGAGGACAACCCATCTGAACAAGATATTGAAGATGAGATTTTGTTGGGAAATAATGCTTTATTTGGTGTATCTAACACTATTAATAGTGATCGAGGACGAGGTCGTGGTCGTGGTCGTAGTCGTGGTAGAAGATCTGTATCATTAGGAAGCTCTAGtaacactaataatattaatgatgatgaagaagaaaaaaagagagTTTTTCATAGAGAAATTGAGCGTCAAAGAAGGATGGAGATGTCTTCACTCTTTGATTCTTTGCGTTCTGTCATCCCTCCTAATGATTCAAAG GGAAGAAAATCAATAACTGATCAGTTAGAAGAAGCAACAAACTACATAAAAGATTTAGAGAAGAATGTCAAGGAGCTTGGAGATAAGAGAGATCAGCTTAAACAATCCATCCAATCATCTAGCTCCGGCCGCTATGAATTGGGTGGTTCGAGTGGTTCATCACCGCCATACACGGTGGCAATCCGCCAATTTGTGGGTGGTTTGGAGATAGAAATCAGTGTTAAATATGATGAAAATGAGTTTTTGCTGTCAACTGCTATACAAGTAGCTTTAGAAGAAGGACTTGATGTTGTGAGCTCCACTTCAGCTAAATTCCATGAAAGATTCATCCATAGCATCCAATGTGAG ATCATCGACGTAACATGCATTGATTTGAATCGGCTGGAGCAACGATTGAATGACCTTTTTCGCAGACCGGGTGATGATCAATAG
- the LOC141654746 gene encoding transcription factor bHLH118-like gives MFPNQRTNMLSFQTSDNNGDQNDDNNVQDQIWSEYGGALDRVGASNPSNNSRKSGRGRGRKSSGSSTAINNVSADDDQQKKLMHREIERQRRKEMSDLCASLRSALPTEYIKGKRSTSDHLAEAVNYIKDLEKNVKELGEKRDKVKASIGSTSSKEKGGVGGSSNSTPSPGTVVLVPRLGGLDIEINVWYENQVFSLSTALHVIHEEGLGIASYTSTKIDDRLVHNIVCEVGDMACIDIDRLHQRLIFLVY, from the exons ATGTTTCCTAACCAAAGAACAAATATGCTTTCATTCCAAACTTCTGATAATAATGGAGAccaaaatgatgataataatgtaCAAGATCAGATTTGGAGTGAGTATGGTGGTGCATTAGATAGGGTAGGAGCCTCAAACCCATCTAATAATTCAAGAAAAAGCGGTCGAGGAAGGGGTCGAAAATCATCAGGATCCTCAACTGCTATAAATAATGTTAGTGCTGATGATGACCAACAAAAGAAGTTGATGCATAGAGAAATTGAGCGTCAAAGGAGGAAGGAAATGTCTGATCTTTGTGCTTCTTTAAGATCTGCTCTTCCTACTGAATATATTAAG GGAAAGAGATCTACAAGTGATCATTTAGCAGAAGCTGTGAATTACATCAAGGACTTAGAGAAGAATGTAAAGGAGCTTGGTGAAAAAAGAGACAAAGTAAAGGCATCAATTGGATCGACAAGCTCCAAAGAGAAAGGCGGTGTAGGTGGTTCGAGCAACTCAACCCCATCTCCGGGGACTGTGGTGTTGGTTCCTCGTCTAGGTGGGCTTGATATAGAAATCAATGTTTGGTACGAAAATCAAGTCTTCTCTCTATCGACAGCCCTTCATGTGATCCATGAAGAAGGACTTGGTATTGCAAGTTACACTTCCACCAAAATCGATGATAGACTAGTTCATAACATAGTCtgcgag GTGGGTGACATGGCATGCATCGACATCGACCGACTTCACCAGAGATTGATCTTTCTTGTCTACTAA